The genomic stretch ttgttgaaattatgttaaatcaatgttaaATGGTTTTAAatacattggttcttcatgttttgcaagaaaaatcatggagttggagctttgattttgatatccattggttcttcatgttctcagtgttttctttttctttttctttttcttttttcaaaattttccttcagcTAGCTATCAATTGAGTCTAATTTCGCAGTATttaaagtatttgatgaaataattatcacatacactaatttagaaatttgagtgtaggcggtccgatttgggaaaatttcaaaatttccccaatttctcccaaatggcttgcaatgttgcactccaagcatgaaatcaagcatgtataagGGATGATCtgctgatttgttaagtcctcgtcaattttcaaaaaataaaaatcgttttaattaaaaattaataaattatttattttttttcaaaattttccttcaaccagttgtcaattatgactaatttcgaagtatttaggagtgtttgatgaaatgatcatcacgtaAACTCTAAattttatgcattcaatttgaatatagttgcaatAGTTCAGTCAActaacgcatagcttaggaccctatacaaagaaaacccattatgtacacttcttttttaagatgttataatttaaaagtgtgtattaaggtctttttttaacaatccctgaagtttcattgaaaaattcaaccatttccccaatgttttcccgtgtttcccaaaaagtgcgataaattacctgatacaaatgatatatctcgtgcgataactgatacgtatctatatcccaaggatgcgattcgtaacgcgataccgatatttcgaacagcAACGGTTtctaccgttacctttacgtaacagcctttactGTCTCGTAACGGCCATCATAACACGATGTTTATAGGGCCTCTGCAGTGTGGAAAGGGATTGCTAGTTTGGCTTGCAAGTTTGAGGATAACATCGAATTCTGTCTAGCAGATGGGAGTAGGATCCAGTTTTGGGAAGATAGTTGGACCAGTGAAAGGGCGGTCTGTGCGGAGTTCCTGACGTCAGCCAGATTATGTTCAGAAAAAGAATATTCTCGTTGCTCGATGTTTTGCATGATCCAGCGTAAATGTTGTTTGGTCTCCCTCATGTCAAAGAAACTTGTCAGATGAAGAAGCCGAGTACAGTTTGCTATTGACGCATCTTCTCCATCTCTAGGAGGTTGCGATACTTTGGTGTGTCAGCGTCGGGAAGGTTCTCAGTCCGGTTCTTCTACTGGCTTATTATCAGATATCCCTTTGGGAATCAGGGTGCTCACGCTTCTCTCCTATGGCACTATCGGGCCCCTCCTAAGGTGGCGGCTTTCAATTGGTTGGTGGGTAGAAAGGAGATGCTCACTATTGATAACCTTTAAAAGAGGAGAATGGTGATCCCAAACATTTGTATTGTGCATGCTTGATGCGGAATTCGATTTACCATTGCGATACTTTGGTGTGTCAGCATCAGGAAGGTTCTCAGTCCGGTTCTTCTACTGGCTTATTATCAGATATCCCTTTGGGAATCAGGGTGCTCACACTTCTCTCCTATGGCACTATTGGGCCCCTCCTAAGGTGGTGGCTTTCAATTGGTTGGTGGGCAGAAAGAAGGTGCTCACTATTGATAACCTTTAAAAGAGGAGAATGGTGATCCCAAACATTTGTGTTGTGCATGCTTGATGCGGAATTCGATTtaccatctcttcatccattgcccGTTCACTAGAGGGTGTGGGTGTTCTTTCTCAAAGCCTTCCAAATGTCATGGGTTTTGTCGGGTTCAGTTGAGTCTTCTCCTAGCGTGGGATGGTGGAGGGGTGAGGTGTGAGGGAAAAAAATGGAGGGCGTTTCGGAGGCTTGCCCTTTTGGCTGGTTTTTGGGCACTGCGGGGTAGAGGAATAGTTGGTGTTTTCGAAATAGGAGTGGGACAGAGTTGGATGTCTTTTGTAGGGCCAAGTTTAATATTTTGGGCTGCTTATCATGTTTTGACTTTTGAGGCCCTTCTAGTGTCTCCTTTGTCCTTTCTGGCTTAGCTGTTGCAGTTGTATTCTTTTGGCTTTGAGTTTCTCTTTGGCTTCATAATAAAattcatcatttttcaaaaaagtTTGGATCAAATTTCAGCACATTGTTGCAGGATTTTGAGGGAGCGAGGATGATAATTTGCAGAAAATGGCACATAAACAGAGTGAATCAGGAAAGATATGGAAGTCTGTCCATTACAAACTGGGGACCAGTACGGCTCTGTCCCCAGTCAACTCCATGCAACATTGTAGTCAAGGGCACTGGGTTGTCACTGAGGCTACAACTGCCTGGGTACATAGAGCTTAGTCAGTTGCCCAAAGGTCCTATATAATTGTGCAGGCATTTCCTGACATCAGAAAACTGCTCATGAACCTACACCTAGCTTAACCATGTCATTGCTCGAGGTTTAATATGTGATTTTTATGCATAAACTATCAACGAGAATTGGAAAGATAAAGACTGAAAATGCTGCCTTTGCCATGTAAGTTCTACAATTGTTtatctgttcttttcttttctttttctgatgCAGGTATTACTCACATAGCAACGACTACCTGGAAATTTGTCGTAGCTACAAGTCAATATATGAGATCCCATCTGTGAAAGATGATCCTTCACAGTGGATTCCGGTAATTGCAGCtatcctcttctttcttcttcttcttcttcttttttctttctttttcccccTCCCTCTGGCTTTTGAAATTCTCATATGAGATTCTTAACTTGTAGCTCCTAAGGAAAATTTGCTGGTATTTAGTGCTGTCGCCATATGATCCGATGCAATCAAGCCTTCTAAACTCTACACTGGAAGATAAAAATCTTTCTGAAATTCCAAATTTCCGGTATGATTTTAATGGACTTATTTACTGCCTCTTCTTGAATGCATTCCTGCTTTTATGTCATGAAATTATCCAGATGTCATCCATCAAATATCTTCTGATGCATGCCTGTCCGTCCTGTTGTTGGATGGATGCACCACCTCAGCGTGCTATTAAAGAAGCTGATTACAATGGAGGTGATCCAGTGGACGGCTCTTTGGGAGACATATAAGGATGAGTTTGAGAATGAGAAGAATATGCTTGGAGGTTCTTTATGTGACAAGGCGGCGGAAGATCTTCGACAAAGAATAATTGAACATGTAAATCAGCTTATCTGATCTCAccccaccccacacacacacaccccccccccccggcacacacacacacacacaccctcttTTCCTTCTTCTGGAAGCCTTTCCTCTATTCACGTCTGGTTTCTATTTTTCAGAACATCCTGGTTGTGTCAAAATATTATTCAAGGATTACATTGAAAAGGCTTGCAGAGCTGTTGTGCCTCAGCTTACAGGTCTGTTACCTTCACTTTGTTGGAAATGATCTTTTATGTGTATTTTTCTTTCCATTGTATTAATTATTCATATATCCTCACAATGTAGCCATCCACATATGCATGTGTACGTGCACATTACTTCAGCTATGCTATGATAATATAATCTTtgtcatagagagagagagagagagagagagagagagagagagatttgggtaCAATTTGATGAGCAGTTATATGGTGAGAGATTCGTCATGCAGTTATTAGATGCAGATAAATGAAgctttttatttgttttattggCAAAATAAATCCGTATACAAGTATTATAAATGGCTATCCTAGAGCTTGGCATTCTACAATGTATCTGATCCGATCCCTCTCCATATATACTCCACCGATGCAGCTGTAAACTTCAAATCGGTTTTCTGTCAACCTGTGAGAGATCCAATTTCTGTAACTGGGAATTTGTCAGGGATATGATTGTTGGGAATTTGTCAGGAATATGGGAAATTGTCAGTTTTCTGGGTTTTGGAGATGTGCTGCATGCTTAACAAAATTCAAAGTGGGTTTCCCGTAGGATTGTCCATTGAATTCCATTATTTGTATGTAACATGATCTTTCAGGAATGCAAGGAAGTGGCTTCACTTATCTCAATCGATGATAGAGTAGTTTGGCAACGGTTAAAATTTACGTATGTTTTGAGCCCATGTCTATCTGCTTTTTATCTCAGGAAGCAGAGAAACACCTCTCAGAGATGGTCGTCTCGAAGTCTCTGGTAGCAAAGATCGACAGGCCAATGGGGATAGTATGCTTTCAGGTAGCCAAGGACAGCAATGACGTCCTCAACTCTTGGGCAATGAACTTGGAAAAGCTGCTCGACCTTGTTGAGAAGAGCTGCCATCAGATACACAAGGAAACCATGGTTCATAAGGCTGCCCTCAAAGTCTAGTTGCCAATTTCAAAATCCCAAGGTAACTGGAAGAAGCCGCTTTCACTAGACCTTAGGAtgaagataatgatgatttggTTCTTTGTTTTGCAGGTCGATTCTAGTGCGCGTTTTTTCCTATTTGTTTTGGTTGGGATgtgtcattttatttatttttaatatttctttgtttccttttcttttcttaaaattTAAATCATCAATGTCCGAGGATGCAAAAACCTTATGGATCAGCAAGAAGGGACGTCGAATCTTAAATGGCTCTTCCTAGTCAGACAGATGCAGATGAACCTACCAATGTTGTATACAAACACAGAGGTTTTGCTACTGTATTGGTGAAATTGGAATTCGATTTACTTGAGATCGAGAGTCATCTTTCAGGTTTATTTAGTTGCTGTGATGATATTCTCAGCCTATATTTTTCTCCAAAATCAAAAGAGATGTTATACCTCACGAGGTATTATACAACGCTCTGGTGGGAAGTTTGTATTGTGTTATTGTATTTCAGTTTGTGCTGGGGCTATGATTCATCATACGGGCAATTGATGACTTGATattattggcccatttgatggctCATGAACCAAAGCTACTGACTTGTGCCATCAATCAAGCAGTTTACTAAAGTGATTtctaaaagaggaaaaaagaaagaaagaaaagaagcatCAGTTTTTTGGTAGCTAGGTTCTTTCGATCTTGGGTTCGGTAGGATCACTGAGACATGGGTCCAGATATAAGCACGGAGACCCAAGCACAATAGGCAAATCCTCCCTCGATGATCATAAAGCCTTGTTTTCCAGCACGATCGGTGGGCAACATCCACATTTTCTAGCCATTGATCGAATGGTTAGAATGGCCACAACAAAGTGATTATAAAGTGTCGGTGCACATGATGATGCAATGGTCCAAAACAAACATGTATTTGGACAGTCCATTTTCTGAACCATTGATCAAGTGATTATGATCGAATGGTTAGAATGGTCACATCAAAAGTGATTATGAAAGTGTTATGAACAATTAAAGACAGGACCCGCATGATGAAATAGTCCAAACAAACAAATATAACTAATCTGGACAAGTCTTTttctgaccattgatcaaatgCTTAGGATCGTTGGATCAAAGTGATTGTGAGGAGATGAGGGAACCGAAGGTGTGACTCGTCCTTTTCCAATACGATCAATTAGCACTGTCCATGTTTTGGCTATCTAGCAAGTGGGTAGAGAAAAGGTCGGACTATGAAGCTATCCTAGGCTAAGTATTTCGTTGGTATTTGTCAGGAGAAATAATCTAGTGTGGCCAAGTGTATCAAAGCCTTTCTATGCACCTAATTGCATTTGGACGGTTTAGTATCcacatcacctatctggaccgtcAAAAATCACAGCAATTCACAGGAGTGTTGGTATGGTCCATTGAGTTTTGCATCTGCGTAATTTTTTTAGTTCAAGAAGCATTTTTTAGGGTCGTACCCTAAAATGAGGGGGCGAAACGGacgaacagcatggatataaaacacatacgtcccACTACCCTCccacacatcaacacaccacctcTAGCAACCCCGCCTGATGCGGAAGCGAATTGCGAGTTCCACCAtgaattatatattttatccactctttcCACCCATTTTACCGCATAATTTTGGTGctggaatccaaaaatgaagcatattcataGCTCAAATGGACTGCACCATAGAAATAATGTGAATTCAACGTTGAAAAAATTTTAAGggctatggaagttttggatcaagcttatacttgtgttttcacttcatccttgttATTGTGATCTTATggatatgttggatggcaaataaatattactatagggcctaacaaggtttcgatggtggaactcattattttgtatggtccacttgagctttggatatgcttcgattttgagctcaacctcttaaatgagttgtaaaaacggatggatggcgtggataaattacatacattCGGGCCAGCAGAATTTACTTACTACGGTAGTAGCATACCCGgcgattagctggtgtaccacacaccaccgagaCTTGTATATTGGCTTCACCAAGTTCCGTTGGTCCCATCATGAAGTGTGACTTATACCAAACCACCCGTCCACTTGgctcgtaaggcttgagccaaaaaataacactgatccaaagatcaattggccCACACTGTAAAAAGCGTTGATTGAGACCATTGATAACAGtaattttggatcaacatgatatttgtttttccttttcatccagtcccgtgaccttatgagcagattggattgagaataaatattatggtgggccctatgaatgtatcaacggtgagaattattgtccccactgttatttgtggtgctgaccacttgagctttggatatataaCTCAGTTTTTGGATTAAGATCTAAAACAATCTCGTCAAATGtatcaacggtgtagatataataaatacaccattgtggggcccatttaactttgatctcctttgaaccgttagtacaaACCGGAGCTCATCTTCGAGgacgtggattggatactgagaCGTCGtgaagttctgtgggccccaccatgatgtatgtgttgtatccacactgtccatacatttgaagagatcattttaaggcatggtccaaagaatgaggcagatccaaggctggggcggaccccaccacagaaaacagtggggagtgtgactcccaccgttgaaaccttcccacggtccaccatgatgtttatttgagatccaacctgttcatgtgttgacgtagacatgaaagaagggaaaacacaaatattagcttgactcattctttgtatcaccccctgatatgatctctccaaggtggggctcacataacttggtgacgtcacttcagctactcaacctgtcagtagctaatccgcttcccatattcgaacgacacgtacccacactagctaggttggtggcgtgtggtacaccagccaatccgcttcccttgtcGGCCAGCTTAATAGACAGGGTACCCAGATCCAGCTGGTAGTGCCAGGAAGTGGATTGTGTGCGGCAGGGCTTCACCCaaagacggtgtggcccttatAATGGGGACTAACTTGATATGCCGCTATCTATTTTGGCTGATAAATGGACTAACTTGATATGCCGCTATCTATTTTGGCTGATAAATTTAATACATGAaccctaaaatgaagtagatacaattcataggtggactatatcataggaaacagtcatgattggacgctctaccattaaaaacttcctaagatcTACCGGAAtgttttcttaatgtttatttgccatccacctgttgataaggtcacgtaaacctgAATAAaggattaaaaaatatatatatcagcttgatccaaaaccaatGTGGCCCATTATGGTATAAtctacctgagaattggatccgGTTCAGTTTTTGCcatcttgcaaaacagatggacggcgtggtagTAGAATATAATGTGGACTGTCTTGGGTAAGGGCCGGGCCACACCTAAGTCTCCTCAAGTATGCCATAGACACATGGGCGTGTGTACAGAGAAGGAAGAATCTTTTTTTGGCGGGTTCTTGTTATTTCTTAatgggaattttacaaaatatcgTATTAGTCCTCGTTAACATGCTAGTTACattctcattattattatttttttaagtttttaataAGCTATACCATTAATTTAAGTAATCATCCTTTCAATACTTCCACAAGTTGGGAGGCCAACAACATAGGCGGCTAGGGTGCACCCCAGCAACCGTGATGTGTGAAGCTCAGGTGACTACAGCGCATCACGGTATGTTAGGCCCAGAAACAGTGGATGGGGTGAGCTCACACTccaaatttttttacttaaagtgcCATCTGAATgacagatggacttgattttggaTACCATGACTAAATTTTGGTATAGCATTTATTGGTTGAAACAGATTTTATAATATCAATACAGAAGGCTTCGAAAATCTAATGTTTGGCGAAGGGTATTAGATGAGATCAGGTAAGATAGAATTACATTTGGTCCGTACAAAttcttggctggtgtacca from Magnolia sinica isolate HGM2019 chromosome 17, MsV1, whole genome shotgun sequence encodes the following:
- the LOC131230697 gene encoding 26S proteasome non-ATPase regulatory subunit 12 homolog A-like isoform X2, which gives rise to MEGNLDVAIESLLNVEKQMRLAGDVAGTKNAVIEIVKLCYEARAWKTLNDQIILLSKRRGQLKQAVTAMVQQAMQYIDETPDIEARIELIKTLNTVSAGKIYVEIERARLIKKLAKIKEEQGLIAEAADLMQEVAVETFGAMAKTEKIAFILEQVRLCLDRQDYVRAQILSRKISPRVFDADTSKEKKKPKEGDNIVEEAPADIPSLLELKRIYYELMIRYYSHSNDYLEICRSYKSIYEIPSVKDDPSQWIPLLRKICWYLVLSPYDPMQSSLLNSTLEDKNLSEIPNFRVLLKKLITMEVIQWTALWETYKDEFENEKNMLGGSLCDKAAEDLRQRIIEHNILVVSKYYSRITLKRLAELLCLSLQEAEKHLSEMVVSKSLVAKIDRPMGIVCFQVAKDSNDVLNSWAMNLEKLLDLVEKSCHQIHKETMVHKAALKV